The sequence CCACAAATTTATTTGATGGTGtctatataattatgtataattGATAAGATCATTTGATAACCACTAGTTCGATCTTGACTAAAAGATTTGATAGTCGTTgtgaagaaaagaaataaacGTCAAAGTTTGATTGTTTTGTAGGGTGAATGCGACGAATCAGCCTTCCAAGAAGCAATCAGAAGAGTTGTTGCTGACTTGGCTCACTGACAATAAGTTTGATTATTTCCTAAATCCTAACCGTATGTTTAATTCTTATAATCATAGTTTCGTTTCTCTTCTACGCTTACAACTTataataatatacataaaattaatgATTGATGTTATTTACGGACAGTCTGTTTTGTTACGCTCGCGTTCGGCGGCTCATATCGTTTTCGATGGTCCTCTTCGTGTTCTTATTACTGTAGACTGTTTCAGCCGTTCGTCGCTATTCCGTGAATCAATCTTGACCCATTGTTTCTGTcaattattattgttgttaACGTCGTATATAGgcaatatttatttaaatgaagcTGATGTAagcttttctttaaaaatacatgttggtatattttatttatgattgATGGGTAATGTATAATTTAGTATTCAATCATTGTACTTTCCGTCCGCACGTAGTCCGTACCGGTTTAAGTTGTAGAGATTTTTTCgttttctgttttgtttaataagttgcatatatttttttttattgtgttcTAATTTTATAAGAGCATCCAATCATCGATTTTAGTCTCGTTAATACAATATATGATCTTGTAGAAGATAtaccaaacaatttttttatttaaagatataacatataaaattgtGAGTCACGATCTATAGAATCTCTCTGAAATATATGTGGCTAAGTTTGATGTTCTTCTGTCGCCCAAATTGACTGAACTTTTTTCTTGCTAAATGGAGAAAGGAAACGATTACGACATCTCAAGATAAAAAAGGAAAAGTGAAATTTCAAGAGACTGAAAACATATggatttttatcaaaaaaaaacatatggatTAGTTCCATTTAAGGAATATACCTAGTTCTCCAAAGTGCACTTTGAATCAAACGTATAATTATTATATGCTTTATTTCTTTGTGTAATAACAAAGAAATTATAAGACATAAGTTTtgcaacatatatataattcaaaaaaaaactgcaataccgaaaaacaaattttcttaaTACAGATTATTTGATAGACAATGAACGTCATTACAAAACTTAAAAGATGCAATTTACCATTTTACAAGTATGaactaaaaaatatcatttgattttcgaaaaataaataaaatgtaattGCGAAGAAAATGAGGGTATGTGGGCTAGAGTGTCGCAGAACAAAAACATTTGCAGTCTGCAGAAAATTCAGAACTTAGGTTTTTGGAAGACGGCAGTTTTGACCCGATTCAGATTAAGGAAGAACCTTCTTCTAAGGTAATCATCTCCGAACCTCGTAAAGCtttattaactttttttctatATCAGCTACTCAGGTTATTGAAATAATCtttatcatattatatattgagaGACTCCTATGTACAATGTATTTAAAAGAATAAATCAACACTTAAACACGTGGAGCTTTAGAAGATTATGCTTCTAGTTActtaaagatgaaaaggaggtcggctattttaatagaaaaaagtGAGAAACCCAAAAGCTTAGTTAAAATGTCCTGAAACATTGTATTTAACTAGATTTTTAGTACTATATATTCCTTCCGTTTCAAAaagttacatattttaaaaaaaaattatttaaaaaatatatttttaatgcaatttttatcaattaataatgaaaaattgcaaactataaaaatattaattatattttttaagtcttgtttgtttaagaatatataaaataaaaaaattacaaaaaactatacattaataactaagttttattatattttattaatacatgTGAAAATCCTAAAACATATACTAGATGAAGTATTTAGTCGTGACAaatagctatatatatattcatcatattatataatattggCAATTGAAATTATGGAACCAAAAAACGGGCTGATCTTATAGACTCTTTGTATGTACACATCAATAAATAGATATATTGTAATTAAGATGAAACACTAGTATTGTCTGTTAATTTATACACATCATTTTAATACATTTGGTATacttatatatgttatattttattctttttgacATCATATGTTACGTTAAATAGAAATTAATGTTTCTCAGCATTCGTATCATCGAATCATTTTATCTTTATTATATTAAGATATATCTTTAtctttatttaacatttttaccaaaatagaagaattattttatgtttccttttttttttttcccaaattgaATTCATTCATAATCGAATTACCGGTATTCATACACAAGCTGGCGGCAAAACGAAATAGCCCCagaaccaaaagcccataagaAGCGGCGGCTAAAACCCACACTGGGGCGACTAAAACCCACACTCGGGTGATTTGAAACAAACACAAACTATAAAAACTAAATCAACACTAGCACCAAAAGCACGTTAACATCCACGCAAAAGCCACATCAGATCACTTAgcaattttttaaaacagaGTAAATGTCAATGGTCGGGAAGTACCGCTGCTGCCTATAGCCCGCCACCCGGCACCCTCCACTACTGCACCCAAACCACACTTATCGCTGCTGCTCGCCGCCAAACGATAAGACCAAAACCCGGGGACTTCAAACCTCGACAAGGGGAACCACTGCTCGGTCCACGCGCCTTGGATACATAAACACTCTACGATCAAAGAAAGAAGCTCGCCCAACCACCAAGAAGATGAAGCCTTGCCAAGAACCTCTCCAACACTCACGGGAAAGGAACCAAACGACAAGCAACCAAATGACACATAACCCCTAGAACAAAGACTGCTAAGTCACAACCATCAAGACGCTTACACCCATGGCCTATAACGATTAAGACTCACACACCTAACGGTACAAGAGCCCAATCAAAACGCTAATTACCATAGCTGGGGATGCAAAAGACGGGACAGAAACAACCGCCGCAAGGACAAGACCCCCAATTCCCGCTCGTCCACTCCACCACAAAGACCCAGCTTTGAATAAGAAACGATGACAAGAACACTGGACGAGTCCGCCATGAACCTCGCGCATCACCTAGACATGGAGAGCACCGCAAAAGTCTGAAGGAGAAAACCAGATCTGTCGGTGACACTTCCCAAAAGCCGACTCCCTTGCTCTACCAAGCTCACACCAACTCGTCGGAACACCAGAAAGCTCACCCACCGGCGAAGATAGTTCTCCACAGAGCAGAACCCGACACTTACCGACGTTGAAAAACCCAGAATCCCAGAACATATCGAAGATGGATCTTGTTAGAACCAGGAAGCAATGATAAAACTAGATCTAAGAGAAAAAGTAGCTTCCGACGTCGGAGAGACCAACGCCGGAGCAAAGCAGGAAGAACACTTTCTGAAACTTTgggagaaaagagagagaagagagaggcgTGACCAGTGTTTCAAATCTGTAGTCttgaattattttatgtttcctTTAAAATCCCCTTTAAAAGAGACGTGATTTATCATAACTCATATACCTGATACTATTTCCGAATAGTTTCATGGCCCTACTTCCATTTGTAAAAAGTCAGCTCTTTTAAGAAAATTGGAACTTCAAATGAATCAAACTAAAGTTCTGAATAATTGTACACGCGAGACCTTTTTGATTAGTATCCATTGATTGAATACTCTGATTTCGTCAAAAGATAATGATTGATTATTTAAATTccaagatgtttttttttttgctaacaaaTACTAAGTAATTTCACTCCTGTGTTTTGTTAGGTTGTGACTTGTGAGGGAACATAACTCTAtagactttttgttttgtttgacaAAAACTCTGTAGACTAGTAACATAGATTTAGATAGCAACCCACATTCCTCAATTCTTTGATTAATTCGTGCTACTAAAGCTGTTACAAATGACTTTATCAGAAATTCATAATTTACAAGCCATCTTTGAAATAAATTCAAAGACAAAAGGCGCCCTTTATAACAATTTTAATCATAGAtttaaattagtcaaaaatataaTGTTAGTGCCATAAAACTTCTAATATTTTGGAATcctaaaaatgttttaaaaaatatttcttaccACTGGTATTATTTAGTGccataaacaaaattataaattgcaGTATATACCGTCTATTTAGGAATAATAATCCTCTTGCTTAtgaatttcaattaaaaaaataaaattatttgattagaGTCCACATCCTACATATATTTAACTAGCACGGAATTCCAAATGCATATAGTAAAcgtaaaatatttgaaaatgcggatgcaacttttttttttttttgtaggaaGCGAATATGTTTGGGAAACATCCATAAAGTATACAATAATTAATATGAAATTTGTTAGCCTAAATTAGGAATGTCAAAAAGAAGTAATTAAATTACTACATACAagatcataacaaaaaaaagaacgaAACATACATCTAATAAGTGatattagaaaagaaaaaataataagtgaTATAAgactttttttattataagagtTGTACCTTGCATTCTTGCCGTACGTGGCTTTTGCATGCGTATCTAGctagtttcttaaaaaaaatttgtctagGAGACCATTGATAAAAAATTTCCTCTTTGATCCAGTTAAAATGCGGCTTCTTGAGATCGGAAACCCGACCTATGCTTGTTTTATGAATTAGCTCTTCACAAGCTTGCTTGCTTGTACACATGGAAAGAAAGAGTGGGTTGCAACTTGTTCCCTTCAACTGCTTCTCAGATCTCACTTCGTATACATGTATTTTGAGATCAAAATAATACAAACAGAGAACCAAAATGCTATAGCCCATGATTCAACTGCTATTTTTACTTGTGGAAAAACAGTCCATTTGAAGTCATAATCAACAGCCAAATCAacttttgagaaaagaaaagaaaaatcatataTCTGTCTTTGTTTTTACGTCGGTTAGATGATTGGTAACGAGAAACGATGCTCACTGAATTGTATTACGTCGGTTAGTGGTGGGTAATTAATTTGACTTTTGACCCTTTTTTGAATACAGACTTTTGACCATATTACTAAGAGCTAATTTGCTGAATATAGCAAGAAGGGTGAGATACTATTGAATGGGGAGAGAAATGGTAATGATGGGGGGAAAAAAATTGGAGGGATATAgtgtatggagtgcaaataggggATATTTGATGTGTAGGGAATATAAATTCTCTATTACTAATccatttctaaaataatttttttttgttttcttattttttttccatttttcgAGAATACAAGAAATACTTTGATAACTGTAAAATCAAAATTACATAATAAAGTATTTCTTAAAAAACACCaataataatttatcaaataCCTCTTGATAGCCCAACCTTTCAAAAACATTTTGTGTTGCATGAGAAtttcaatcaaaccaacaaGGCTAAAACATTTAgattatctaataaaaatataacggGCCATCAATTCAAATATAGCCAGGAGGAGTCTAAattcctaaaaaaaatatttaaaatggttTAGATTTTGTCCCagaggaatttttttttttttttttgtcactggtATTTTATTcaactaaaacaaaatttacaaaCATACCCAAAAGAACCGATAACTTAGAGAcgttaaaaaagaaaactttcacTCGGAAACTACAcaaacatttttgtttaatgttgCTTGCATTAAGGAGGCCTTTCACTTGGTTGCTCATCGTTAAGCTGGTATCGGCCTCCTTTTTGCAATTTGATTTTaaacagaatatatatatatcttaatcacgAACATAACACACTGATTTGCAATACCAGATCTAGTCTTAAGCTTTATGTATGCATGAGACATGGTTCTAAAAAAACTTTGTTTCTTTACAATTCTGTCTACTTATATTCAAATTTAGTCGTGGAAGCGTTCAAGTTTCTATGATTCATCGATTCGTTCATTAATGAGCTTGACTAGTTATTTCAGCTAATCCCTCTAGTTATAAAATGAGATAGGTTATCGCATTTGTGATCATGCATCATGGTCGAGCCAAAAATCGAGAATAGTTCGACTCTTCTAAGATTCATTGGTGTCGGACTATTTGACAGAAACTAAGTGTTTTAACACAAACACATGTGGGAGGAAACTGGTTATGTTCCTTGTGTAGGACCTCAtcaacttcttcatcctcatcTTCGCCCTCATCATATTCACAAGAGACCATATCAATCTACACAAATCGATTAAAGAATAGCTCATATAGGTAGTGTTAATAAGCACATCATAAACGTCAAACTTATAACCGGAATCTCCCTCAAGACCAAACATGGGGAATTATTCAAAGGAATAAAATAAACCAAGATTAACTAGAAATGTGCATTACACAAAAGTACCAAACTGAACTTCGAAGCTACAAAGACAAAGGCTAACGCCATTAGTTCACGGACTCTCGTCTTCTTCCTTTAGTCTAATGAATCATGGACTCTTGTCTTGTGCATTGTCTTCTTCCTTAGGCTGGTTATCGATGATAACCGGTGTTTTCTTCTCTGCATCCACAAAGCGACCTGTCATTGGATCAACAGGGCGAGTGTCTCTTTCCCCGCCTTTACGTCCCATAGCCACCattggaggaggaggaagcaaaCCGGATCTGAAAAGGAGACGCTGAACCGGGTCTGATGCCTGAGCACCAACAGATAACCAGTACCTGTacagaaaaaacaaacaaaaatgtccattcatcagaaaaaaatacattcgtatttaattaaatttacacCTCCAGAACAAGATTAATGATTGTGTGACTAGGTTCTAGCTAATCTTGGCATGTGTTCTGCTACTATCCAGACGTCATAAACTTAAATGATGCAAAAGGGCATGACAATTGACAAGATTCCAAAAAGCTGCATAGCCTTCATGATTACCATATTATATATGCAATCTTGTCTAGGAATGAATGTTAAGTGTTTATACAAATCAATAGATTCTTCATCTCACAGTAAGATGAAGCAATGGTCCATAACTCAAAGCAGAAGTTCCTCAGAAAAGACTCAAGACTGGAGGAGTTTCATTAGTTATATACACACACTAAAGTTTGTTAAAGCATTTCCACAAAATTTAATCTGTTTCTTAAACTAGTAATTGATTCAATCTCAGTATTGGTTCGACTAACAGTTAGCATGACAAGGATGATCTAAAAAAAAGACATTCAAGACAAAACTCATCTCTTTTTTCTTGTATTAGATGGAAAGACAGTTAACTACTAACGAAAAGTGTGACTATAACaccttgactgttatcttctagAACTAATTTAGCAGTCAACCAAAACATTTCAAATGCAGAAGCTCTGAAGAGTGATAAGTAGAAAACAAAACTCGTAAAAACGAATTGCTCCTCAAAAGAACCTTCTTTCACAAAACTATAATGAACTCAAGACTGCGTCCAAAACTCCAttcacacatattaataaaCTAAGAGGGCTTCCTCCTTGGCCTTCCAAATTCAAATGTGAAAAGGGAACTAGAGAAAAGGAACATACTTGATTCGATCGAACTTGAGACCCATTCTCTTACCACCGTCCTGGCCTGCACACACACGCAAACGAAACAGTGTAACAAATCAAAGAAGAGAGCAATCGAAAAAAGGAATACACTTTCTTGATTAAATCACCTGGCAAGGGATTGAAGTAACCCAAGACCTCGATGTGCTTCCCGTCTCTCGGAGATCTGCTATCCGCCGCCATCACCCTAAAAAACGGTCGGTTCTTGCATCCTAGTCTCGATAATCGCAGCCTCACAACCATCTTTCTCTTCCCCCTTCCTTGCGCGAAACTCACAAAATGATCAAAACCCGatcaaagagagaaagagagagagagactgagcTCGATaaggttttagggtttttttCCTGATCCTCAAAACGACGCCGGTTCGAAAAAGTCAATAAAAGTCAAAccgtctattttttttaaataagttttcACGGCGCCGTTACATAATCAAAACGGTGTTTTCCATCATATACACAAGAGGATTCGGTTCGCCGCCACAAGACGCCCTTTCTCCGACGATCAGCACCGTTAGAGATCACTCTACGGCGAAGACGATGGAGTCTTCCGTCGCTCCTCTTCCTCACCGACGGTCGCACCTACCGAATCGAAGTTTTCGCTCTGTTCTCCATCACCTCTGCTCGAGTTTCGAAAGTAATAGCCAAATATCTCTCGCCACACCGGATGTTCTCCGGGAG comes from Brassica rapa cultivar Chiifu-401-42 chromosome A02, CAAS_Brap_v3.01, whole genome shotgun sequence and encodes:
- the LOC103851798 gene encoding 30S ribosomal protein S16-2, chloroplastic/mitochondrial, which translates into the protein MVVRLRLSRLGCKNRPFFRVMAADSRSPRDGKHIEVLGYFNPLPGQDGGKRMGLKFDRIKYWLSVGAQASDPVQRLLFRSGLLPPPPMVAMGRKGGERDTRPVDPMTGRFVDAEKKTPVIIDNQPKEEDNAQDKSP